In one Rutidosis leptorrhynchoides isolate AG116_Rl617_1_P2 chromosome 8, CSIRO_AGI_Rlap_v1, whole genome shotgun sequence genomic region, the following are encoded:
- the LOC139861337 gene encoding protein pleiotropic regulatory locus 1-like codes for METELPVEPQSLKKLSFKSLKRSLDLFSPIHSQLPPPDPNSKKIRLSHKLHVEYGGIKSGSNQPVKHNSVAPSTSNALVLAGTGSSKNAGTRSDSITVPTQPKNLGDGNLTSKSTAVVSVHGTSERNLSTAALMERIPSRWPRPVWHAPWKNYRVISGHLGWVRSIAFDPSNEWFCTGSADRTIKIWDVGTGELRLTLTGHIEQVRGLAVSTRHTYMFSAGDDKLVKCWDLEQNKVIRSYHGHLSGVYCLALHPTIDVLLTGGRDSVCRVWDIRSKMQIHALSGHDNTVCSVFTRPTDPQVVTGSHDSTIKFWDLRYGKTMATLTHHKKSVRALAQHPTEESFASASADNTKKFSLPKGEFLHNMLSQQKTIINAMTVNQDGILATGGDNGSLWFWDWKSGHSFQQSQTIVQPGSLDSEAGIYALAYDQTGSRLVTCEADKTIKMWKEDQNATPETHPVNFKPPKDIRRF; via the exons ATGGAAACTGAACTTCCAGTAGAACCGCAATCTCTCAAAAAACTTAGTTTTAAATCCCTAAAACGTTCCCTCGATCTTTTTTCTCCAATTCATTCTCAATTACCACCTCCAGATCCCAACAG CAAGAAGATACGCTTAAGCCACAAG TTACATGTTGAGTACGGTGGAATTAAAAGCGGTTCCAATCAGCCTGTGAAGCATAACTCAGTTGCACCTTCGACCTCAAATGCGCTTGTGCTAGCAG GTACAGGAAGTTCTAAAAATGCTGGTACTCGGAGTGATTCAATCACTGTTCCTACTCAACCAAAGAACCT TGGAGATGGTAATTTGACTAGCAAGAGCACTGCTGTTGTTTCTGTTCATGGGACTTCAGAAAG GAATCTTTCAACTGCAGCCCTTATGGAAAGAATCCCTAGCCGGTGGCCACGTCCTGTATGGCATGCTCCATGGAAGAATTACAGA GTCATTAGTGGCCATTTGGGATGGGTGAGGTCTATCGCATTTGATCCTAGTAATGAGTGGTTCTGTACCGGCTCTGCTGATCGAACAATTAAG ATTTGGGATGTTGGAACAGGAGAATTAAGGTTGACACTAACTGGGCATATAGAACAAGTTCGAG GTCTTGCTGTTAGTACTAGGCATACCTACATGTTCTCTGCCGGTGATGACAAACTAGTTAAATGCTGGGACCTAGAACAAAACAAG GTGATTCGGTCATATCATGGCCATCTTAGTGGTGTATACTGCTTGGCCCTTCATCCAACTATCGATGTTTTGCTAACAGGGGGTCGTGATTCTGTTTGCCGG GTATGGGACATTCGCAGCAAGATGCAAATTCATGCTTTATCAGGACACGATAATACAGTGTGCTCAGTTTTTACTCGACCAACG GATCCTCAAGTTGTAACGGGCTCCCATGATTCAACCATAAAGTTCTGGGATCTTAGATACG GTAAAACAATGGCAACTCTTACTCATCACAAGAAATCTGTGCGTGCATTGGCCCAACATCCTACTGA GGAGAGTTTTGCATCGGCATCAGCAGACAACACAAAGAAGTTCAGCCTTCCAAAAGGAGAGTTTTTGCACAACATGCT TTCCCAACAGAAGACCATAATTAATGCAATGACGGTCAATCAAGACGGCATCTTGGCTACTGGAG GTGATAATGGGAGTCTCTGGTTTTGGGATTGGAAAAGTGGCCATAGCTTCCAACAATCCCAAACAATTGTTCAACCTG GGTCATTGGACAGTGAGGCTGGAATATACGCACTAGCTTACGACCAAACAGGTTCGAGGTTGGTTACATGTGAAGCAGACAAAACAATAAAAATGTGGAAAGAAGACCAAAATGCTACTCCTGAAACTCACCCGGTCAACTTCAAGCCCCCTAAAGATATTCGTAGGTTTTGA